In Thermus antranikianii DSM 12462, one DNA window encodes the following:
- a CDS encoding DegV family protein yields MELGLVTDTAADLSPKVLQEEAVGTVPIYVHLMGRKYKDWQELTPDALYQAIRAGAEPVTEPPAVEDFVEVYERHLKVYDRLLSIHVSGELSKTVERAREAALKVAPNRIRVVDSGMVSAGLGAMVLRAVEMLKKGADEEEIVREMERLKRSSLYFSVADLSHLARNGRLPRFGEVVGNLLGLRPILRIEKGHIRFLKVARENSVPEALARLVLDEFQGRTARITIAHTDARSEWVDGLKRALEGALRLERGRITRSGATIAANVGLGALAVHAYAVE; encoded by the coding sequence GTGGAGCTGGGTCTCGTGACCGACACCGCGGCCGACCTCTCCCCCAAGGTCCTCCAGGAGGAGGCGGTGGGGACGGTGCCCATCTACGTGCACCTCATGGGCCGCAAGTACAAGGACTGGCAGGAACTCACCCCCGATGCCCTCTACCAGGCCATCCGCGCGGGGGCGGAGCCGGTGACCGAGCCCCCGGCGGTGGAGGACTTCGTTGAGGTCTACGAGCGCCACCTCAAGGTCTACGACCGCCTCCTTTCCATCCATGTTTCCGGGGAGCTTTCCAAGACCGTGGAAAGGGCACGGGAGGCCGCGCTTAAGGTGGCCCCCAACCGCATCCGGGTGGTGGACTCGGGGATGGTCTCCGCCGGGCTTGGGGCCATGGTGCTCCGGGCGGTGGAGATGCTGAAGAAGGGGGCGGACGAGGAGGAGATCGTGCGGGAGATGGAGCGCTTGAAGCGCTCCAGCCTCTACTTCAGCGTGGCCGACCTTTCCCACCTGGCCCGCAACGGCCGCCTGCCCCGCTTTGGCGAGGTGGTGGGCAACCTCCTGGGCCTGCGCCCTATCCTGCGGATTGAGAAGGGGCACATCCGCTTCCTGAAGGTGGCCCGGGAGAACTCCGTCCCGGAGGCCCTGGCCCGGTTAGTACTGGATGAATTCCAAGGACGTACCGCCCGCATCACCATCGCCCACACCGATGCCAGGAGCGAGTGGGTGGACGGATTGAAGCGGGCCCTCGAGGGCGCCCTGCGCCTGGAGCGAGGACGGATCACCCGCTCGGGGGCCACCATCGCCGCCAACGTGGGCCTGGGGGCTTTGGCGGTGCACGCCTACGCCGTAGAATAG
- a CDS encoding pyroglutamyl-peptidase I, with protein sequence MILVTGFEPFGGLRHNPSAALLDLLPEEVGGRPLRKAVLPVDAEALPTALAALHALEPEAVLHLGLAEGRPQLTLERLAVNLLDFDRPDNRGQVLEDTPVVPGGPLALPARFPVKQALKRLQEAGLPARVSLSAGSYLCNQAFYLSLYHLPERVPVAFLHLPPDETLALEKGGAYVPLREQARAVRVLLELL encoded by the coding sequence ATGATCCTGGTTACCGGTTTTGAACCCTTTGGCGGCCTGAGGCATAACCCCTCCGCCGCCCTCTTGGACCTCCTGCCGGAAGAGGTGGGAGGAAGGCCTCTCAGGAAGGCCGTGCTTCCCGTAGACGCCGAGGCCCTGCCCACCGCCCTTGCCGCCCTCCACGCCCTGGAGCCTGAGGCGGTCCTCCACCTGGGCCTGGCCGAGGGCCGGCCCCAGCTCACCCTGGAGCGCCTGGCGGTGAACCTCCTGGACTTTGACCGCCCCGACAACCGCGGGCAGGTCCTGGAGGACACCCCGGTGGTCCCCGGCGGCCCCCTGGCCCTCCCCGCCCGTTTTCCCGTCAAGCAGGCCCTGAAGCGCCTCCAGGAAGCGGGCCTTCCCGCTAGGGTTAGCCTCTCTGCCGGAAGCTACCTCTGCAACCAGGCCTTTTACCTTTCCCTCTACCATCTGCCCGAACGCGTGCCCGTGGCCTTCCTCCATCTTCCCCCCGACGAGACCCTAGCCCTGGAAAAAGGCGGGGCCTACGTGCCCCTAAGGGAACAGGCCCGGGCAGTCCGGGTGCTTTTGGAGCTCCTGTGA
- a CDS encoding lipid-A-disaccharide synthase-related protein, protein MRLLFVSNGPTEDAIGARIAQGLGLEAYALPLVGRGKPYEGIAREILGPRQEMPSGGFLFGSLENLLADLRAGFLSMSWAQWRTAWRFEPQVVVVVGDAYALSVGVLAARGCPVYHVNPLVSAHYLEQASWIEVLLDWGGSDFTPYERLLHRRVRAVFVRDEASLRRLRSLGVAHAHWYGSFAMDLLPPPERDLTPYLGTDPLLALLPGTRGDEAFSLPLMLEASRHLPLTPAVAWAKDWSRLPPLSGWQAEEVDANTLRLEKEGRTAWVLRGAFSAILHRSRLALATAGTATEQAAGLGIPVIGFPTPGPQYTRAFARRQKRLLGKALHLVEPDPYQIAGQGLILLQAPEAYAQASQAGKERIGPPGGIPGTVEHVYRDLHQLGLVRGVC, encoded by the coding sequence GTGAGGCTTCTTTTCGTTTCCAACGGTCCCACGGAGGATGCCATCGGCGCCCGTATTGCCCAGGGGTTGGGCCTCGAGGCCTACGCCCTGCCCTTGGTCGGCCGCGGGAAGCCCTACGAGGGAATAGCCCGGGAGATTCTGGGTCCACGGCAGGAGATGCCCTCGGGAGGCTTTCTCTTCGGCAGCCTGGAAAACCTCCTGGCCGACCTCCGGGCGGGTTTTCTCTCCATGTCCTGGGCCCAGTGGCGCACCGCCTGGCGCTTTGAACCCCAGGTGGTGGTGGTGGTGGGGGACGCCTACGCCCTCAGCGTGGGGGTCCTGGCCGCCCGGGGATGCCCTGTTTACCACGTAAATCCCCTGGTGTCCGCCCACTACCTGGAGCAAGCCTCCTGGATAGAGGTCCTCCTGGACTGGGGCGGGAGCGACTTCACCCCTTACGAACGCCTCCTGCACCGCAGGGTCCGGGCGGTGTTCGTACGCGATGAGGCTAGCCTCCGCCGGCTTCGGTCCCTGGGCGTAGCCCATGCCCACTGGTACGGCAGCTTCGCCATGGACCTTCTCCCCCCTCCCGAGCGGGACCTTACCCCTTACCTGGGCACAGACCCCCTCCTCGCCCTCCTGCCAGGCACCCGTGGGGACGAGGCCTTCAGCCTGCCCCTCATGCTGGAAGCCAGCCGCCACCTCCCCCTGACCCCGGCCGTGGCCTGGGCCAAGGACTGGTCCCGCCTCCCCCCGCTTTCCGGTTGGCAGGCAGAAGAGGTGGACGCCAACACCCTCCGCCTGGAAAAGGAGGGCCGGACGGCCTGGGTGCTCCGGGGGGCCTTTTCCGCCATCCTTCACCGAAGCCGCTTGGCCCTGGCCACGGCGGGCACGGCCACGGAGCAGGCAGCCGGCCTGGGAATACCCGTGATAGGCTTCCCCACCCCTGGCCCCCAGTACACCCGGGCTTTCGCTCGAAGGCAGAAACGCCTTCTGGGAAAGGCCCTACACCTGGTGGAACCCGACCCTTACCAGATTGCCGGCCAAGGCCTCATCCTCCTCCAGGCTCCGGAAGCCTACGCCCAGGCCAGCCAAGCCGGCAAGGAGCGCATCGGCCCGCCGGGTGGCATCCCTGGGACCGTGGAGCACGTCTACCGAGACCTGCACCAGCTAGGGCTGGTGCGTGGGGTATGCTAG
- a CDS encoding glycosyltransferase family 4 protein, with amino-acid sequence MRLYRVGLFTDVYFPNPNGVTTSVYLLLRELRRMGHEAWVVAPHHPEAPEGEEGVVRVPSVAYPFYEGQQIALPSARHLPTEFELIHTHTPLTLGVWGLRIARNKGLPHVSTFHTHYEKYAHYVPGLAILDKYTGIVPRLAKAFYNRVEVVIAPTEPVRRLAESYGIERPIRVIPTGIDNRILEEAPLPSPSPWPEGKRRLITVGRLGKEKSFDVVLRAVAELAREEDVFLVHIGEGPELQPLQALARELGIGERVRFLGPVPYRRIGGYYRLAELFLFASETETQGLVIWEAQAMGVPVVAVGAEGTLEGVEEGKTGFLVPPGDYRALAEKALELLKDEEKRQRLSLQARAWAMERSAERIAERIVAVYDEASEILRAEPRRLIFPFPRLPRSSLEDHPGGF; translated from the coding sequence ATGCGCCTCTACCGCGTAGGCCTTTTCACCGACGTCTATTTCCCCAACCCCAACGGGGTCACCACCAGCGTTTACCTTCTCCTCCGGGAACTCCGCCGCATGGGCCACGAGGCTTGGGTGGTAGCCCCCCACCACCCCGAGGCCCCGGAGGGCGAGGAGGGGGTGGTACGGGTGCCTTCGGTGGCCTACCCCTTCTACGAGGGCCAGCAGATCGCCCTGCCCTCGGCCCGGCACCTGCCCACAGAGTTTGAACTGATCCACACCCACACCCCCCTCACCCTGGGGGTCTGGGGCCTCAGGATCGCCCGCAACAAGGGCCTGCCCCACGTGTCTACCTTCCACACCCACTACGAGAAGTACGCCCACTACGTGCCGGGTTTGGCCATTCTGGACAAGTACACCGGCATCGTGCCCCGGCTGGCCAAGGCCTTCTATAACCGGGTAGAGGTGGTCATCGCCCCCACGGAACCCGTGAGGCGACTGGCGGAGAGCTACGGCATAGAGCGGCCCATCCGGGTGATCCCCACGGGGATTGACAACCGCATCCTGGAGGAAGCCCCTCTCCCCTCCCCTTCCCCCTGGCCCGAGGGCAAGCGCCGCCTCATCACCGTGGGCCGCTTGGGAAAGGAGAAGTCCTTTGACGTGGTGCTCCGGGCAGTGGCCGAGCTGGCCCGGGAGGAGGACGTCTTCCTGGTGCACATCGGCGAGGGGCCGGAGCTCCAGCCCCTTCAGGCGCTGGCCCGGGAGCTGGGCATAGGGGAGCGGGTGCGCTTCCTGGGGCCCGTGCCCTACCGACGCATCGGGGGGTATTACCGCCTGGCCGAGCTCTTCCTCTTTGCCAGCGAGACGGAGACCCAGGGCCTCGTCATCTGGGAGGCCCAGGCCATGGGGGTTCCCGTGGTGGCCGTGGGGGCGGAGGGCACCCTGGAGGGGGTGGAAGAGGGCAAGACCGGCTTCCTGGTGCCCCCAGGGGATTACCGGGCCCTGGCGGAGAAGGCCTTAGAGCTCCTGAAGGACGAGGAAAAGCGACAGCGCCTGAGCCTCCAGGCCCGGGCCTGGGCCATGGAACGCTCCGCGGAACGCATCGCTGAGCGGATCGTGGCCGTCTACGACGAGGCCAGCGAGATCCTGCGGGCCGAGCCCCGGAGGCTCATCTTTCCTTTTCCCCGGCTTCCCCGAAGTAGCCT